CGAGGAGACACCCGGGCCCTCGGGGTCGGACACAAAAACCACCCTCCTCGACAAAAAGGTCGGCCACGTCATCGATCAACGTACCGCCGGCATCGAAGAGTACGTCTGTCCCGGGCGCGACCGCAGGAGCTCACTGGTCACGCCGCGATCCTGCCGAGCAACCCCGGAGGTCACTTACGGCACAGCACGCTCAGCGTGGGTGGAGTTGCCCGGTGGTGGGAACGTCGAGGACGAACACATGGCCGATGTTCGCGTCCGGGTATCCGTAGTCGATGTTCTTCACCCGCAGGTGTTGCGGGGTCGCCTCGACGATCTGGACGGCCACGGCCTGGGAGCGACCGGGCAGGGAAAGCAGCCAGTCCTGCGCGAGGTAGGCCAGCCCCGTGCGCTCCAGGCACTGGCGGGCTCGGTGTTCTTCGGTCGGCGCACCCAGCGGGTAGCCGAAGACGGTGACCGGGATGAAGTACCCCGGGATGGCATCGACGGGCCGCAGGTAGCCGAGGAGTTCATGGTCTTCCCGGCGGTGGTGGGCGGCCCAACGAGTGGGAATCACGACGGATGCTCCAGAGCGTCAAACGGACGGACGGACGGTCGGGTAAGGGTCCCGGCTACCGGGGTCTGCAGCCCCCAGCAGCCGATGCCGGCCGGCTCAACGCCGACCGGGATGCGTCGGTCAGCTCAGCGTCGGCCGGGGCCGTCGGCTCAGCTCAGCTGTGCATCGGCGTAAACGGCCATCGCATCCCGCTGATAAGCGGCCAGCCCCTCGGCGATCCGGTCGTACGCCCCACGCCACTGCGCGTCGTCGACGTACGTCTGCCCGAGGGCCTTGAACGCCCCCGCGCTCGGGGTCCACATCCGGCAGATGCCCCGGTAGTGGGCGTCGACCTCGGCCTGCACGGCGGCGTCGGCCACCGGGGTGCCGGCCTGCAGGAACTCCGCCATGCGGATCATGGCCGCGGTGGCCTCACGCTGCAGCCGCTCCTGGTCCGCCTCGGTGAGCGTGGCGGCATACTGCGCGGACGCCGCCGCCTGACCGGGCCACTGCTCGCCCGCGGCGGCCTCGTAGCGTGCGGCGTCGAAGCCGGTGAACAGGTTCTCCGGCATGCTGACCTTTCCCATGTCTCGGGTGTCCTTCTCTTCTTCCAGTTCGGCGATGGTCCGGCCTACCGTGTGCGCCAGCACATCGAGCCGGTCCCGCTCCGCCAGCAGCCTGCGCCGGTGTTCCCGCAGCGCCACCACCTGATCCACCTGGGACTCCAGGACCGCGGCGATCTCCCGCAGTCCCAGGCCCAACTCCCGCATCAGCAGAATCTGCTGCAACCGCAGCAGCTCCGCCTCCTCGTAGTGACGGTGACCGCTGCTGCCGATATAGGCGGGGACCAGCAGACCGATCTCGTCGTAGTGCCGCAGCGTCCGGGACGTCACCCCGGACATCCGCGCCACCTCCGCAATGGACCAGCCCATGGCCATGCCCTTCCATCGCCGGGCCGGTCTCTCCGGCCGCACCACCAAACGTAGAAGTTGACGCAACGGCAAGCGCAAGCGCACGACGCCGACCGCCTCCGCCACGGGGATACCGCAGTCAGGGCCGACAGCGCCCGGCCCCGTCGACCTGGCGCCGAACCCAAGAGTCCCCGACTGGACGGGGGTTCCAGCCGGGGACTACAGGGCGTGTGCCCCGGTCCCCAGAACGAAAACCCGATGCCGTGATCATTCTTTCGAGGGCCAGTCAGCGGCCGGCAGAGAGGGTCCCACGCACCCCACATCAGGCAATCGGCGCATGAATAAGGGAAAGAACGGCCCCGGAAACGCAGAAAAGCCCCGCACCATAAGGTGCGGGGCTCTCCCACAAAGATTGTTCGGCGGCGTCCTACTCTCCCACAGGGTCCCCCCTGCAGTACCATCGGCGCTGAAAGGCTTAGCTTCCGGGTTCGAAATGTAACCGGGCGTTTCCCTAACGCTATGACCACCGAAACACTATGAAGTTAACCAACCGGAGCCTAGCTACAACGGTCGTTACTTCAGAACCTACACAGTGGACGCGAGCAACTGAGGACAAGCCCTCGGCCTATTAGTACCAGTCAACTCCACACCTTACGGCGCTTCCATATCTGGCCTATCAACCCAGTCGTCTACTGGGAGCCTTAACCCCTCAAAGGGGGTGGGAGCCCTCATCTCGAAGCAGGCTTCCCGCTTAGATGCTTTCAGCGGTTATCCTTTCCGAACGTAGCCAACCAGCCATGCCCTTGGCAGGACAACTGGCACACCAGAGGTTCGTCCGTCCCGGTCCTCTCGTACTAGGGACAGCCCTTCTCAAGACTCCTACGCGCACAGCGGATAGGGACCGAACTGTCTCACGACGTTCTAAACCCAGCTCGCGTACCGCTTTAATGGGCGAACAGCCCAACCCTTGGGACCGACTCCAGCCCCAGGATGCGACGAGCCGACATCGAGGTGCCAAACCATCCCGTCGATATGGACTCTTGGGGAAGATCAGCCTGTTATCCCCGGGGTACCTTTTATCCGTTGAGCGACGGCGCTTCCACAAGCCACCGCCGGATCACTAGTCCCTACTTTCGTACCTGCTCGACCCGTCAGTCTCACAGTCAAGCTCCCTTGTGCACTTACACTCAACACCTGATTGCCAACCAGGCTGAGGGAACCTTTGGGCGCCTCCGTTACTCTTTAGGAGGCAACCGCCCCAGTTAAACTACCCACCAGACACTGTCCCTGATCCGGATCACGGACCCAGGTTAGACATCCAGCACGACCAGAGTGGTATTTCAACAATGACTCCACAACCACTGGCGTGGCCGCTTCAAAGTCTCCCACCTATCCTACACAAGCCGAACCGAACACCAATATCAAGCTATAGTAAAGGTCCCGGGGTCTTTCCGTCCTGCTGCGCGAAACGAGCATCTTTACTCGTAATGCAATTTCACCGGGCCTATGGTTGAGACAGTCGAGAAGTCGTTACGCCATTCGTGCAGGTCGGAACTTACCCGACAAGGAATTTCGCTACCTTAGGATGGTTATAGTTACCACCGCCGTTTACTGGCGCTTAAGTTCTCAGCTTCGCCATGACGAATCATGACTAACCGGTCCCCTTAACGTTCCAGCACCGGGCAGGCGTCAGTCCGTATACATCGCCTTACGGCTTCGCACGGACCTGTGTTTTTAGTAAACAGTCGCTTCTCGCTGGTCTCTGCGGCCACCCCCAGCTCAGGAAGTAAATTCCATCACCGGAAATGGCCCCCCTTCTCCCGAAGTTACGGGGGCATTTTGCCGAGTTCCTTAACCATAGTTCACCCGAACGCCTCGGTATTCTCTACCTGACCACCTGAGTCGGTTTAGGGTACGGGCCGCCATGAAACTCGCTAGAGGCTTTTCTCGACAGCATAGGATCATCCACTTCACCACAATCGGCTCGGCATCAGGTCTCAGCCTTAACGTGTGACGGATTTACCTACCACACGGCCTACACCCTTACCCCGGGACAACCACCGCCCGGGCTGGACTACCTTCCTGCGTCACCCCATCACTCACCTACTACAAGTCTGGTTCGTCGGCTCCACCACTCCGCTTCACCCGAAGGATCCACGGCGGCTTCACGGACTTAGCATCGCCTGATTCAATGTTTGGCGCTTCAAAGCGGGTACCGGAATATCAACCGGTTGTCCATCGACTACGCCTGTCGGCCTCGCCTTAGGTCCCGACTTACCCTGGGCAGATCAGCTTGACCCAGGAACCCTTAGTCAATCGGCGCAAGAGTTTCCCACTCTTGTATCGCTACTCATGCCTGCATTCTCACTCGTGAACCGTCCACAACTCGCTTCCGCGGCTGCTTCACCCGGCACACGACGCTCCCCTACCCATCACGATCCCCGTTGGGGGTAATATCGCAATGACATGACTTCGGCGGTGTGCTTGAGCCCCGCTACATTGTCGGCGCGGAATCACTTGACCAGTGAGCTATTACGCACTCTTTCAAGGGTGGCTGCTTCTAAGCCAACCTCCTGGTTGTCTCTGCGACTCCACATCCTTTCCCACTTAGCACACGCTTAGGGGCCTTAGTCGATGCTCTGGGCTGTT
The sequence above is a segment of the Streptomyces lydicus genome. Coding sequences within it:
- a CDS encoding MerR family transcriptional regulator — encoded protein: MGWSIAEVARMSGVTSRTLRHYDEIGLLVPAYIGSSGHRHYEEAELLRLQQILLMRELGLGLREIAAVLESQVDQVVALREHRRRLLAERDRLDVLAHTVGRTIAELEEEKDTRDMGKVSMPENLFTGFDAARYEAAAGEQWPGQAAASAQYAATLTEADQERLQREATAAMIRMAEFLQAGTPVADAAVQAEVDAHYRGICRMWTPSAGAFKALGQTYVDDAQWRGAYDRIAEGLAAYQRDAMAVYADAQLS